From Helicoverpa zea isolate HzStark_Cry1AcR chromosome 23, ilHelZeax1.1, whole genome shotgun sequence, one genomic window encodes:
- the LOC124642028 gene encoding TGF-beta-activated kinase 1 and MAP3K7-binding protein 1-like has translation MIARPWTDDLPKCKNSCVASYFSRLGGGNTNTTDDYLCFYCQTEDNFSLYGVFEPHNGLDAARFIMQRMAAEILFPPPSANTDEEIRERLRNAFISVEKAYTENYDGMIAERTSLQYQLQVVDAQVSQNFNILARLKEIDVHLSGGAAVVIALVHANKLFVAHVGDTRALLCRTDDNAVLRVVQLTVDHSLNNEDELLRLQQLGLDVNKLRNAQYLGNQTGTRCLGNYLVKGLYKAFPTISAAVSEPVIAAPEIHGPILLDESCRFLVLVSAGVYKRIQESKGSYEQTNKQLAQMIVENFRKQADFRMVSQAVLEEIEQEFVSYCVKNNLTPKPNTHMSLLIRNFNFLPTNEDEIPPNHSVTKNASVRFNPIVQSKSNTLLNEIDSEIYSSGTNEIETNDSNIDTNRSMESTSDIYPVGRPFDRDRKIKGYVDFSCYFENVAKARKNGTLPDFIK, from the exons ATGATAGCTCGGCCGTGGACCGACGATCTGCCAAAATGCAAGAATTCCTGTGTAGCGTCATATTTTTCTCGTCTAGGAGGCGGAAATACAAACACCACGGATGATTATCTCTGTTTTTACTGCCAGACTGAAGATAATTT ttctttATATGGAGTATTTGAGCCACACAATGGATTGGACGCAGCCAGGTTTATTATGCAGAGGATGGCTGCCGAGATCCTGTTCCCGCCACCTTCCGCTAACACTGATGAAGAGATTAGGGAACGGCTGAG GAATGCCTTCATATCAGTAGAGAAAGCATACACAGAAAACTACGATGGCATGATTGCTGAGAGAACTAGCTTACAGTACCAGCTACAAGTTGTAGATGCACAG GTATCCCAAAACTTCAATATCCTAGCCCGTCTTAAAGAAATAGACGTGCACCTATCCGGAGGTGCCGCAGTGGTCATAGCGTTAGTCCATGCCAACAAACTGTTTGTAGCCCATGTCGGAGACACCAGGGCTCTGCTGTGTAGGACTGATGATAATGCTGTGTTGAGAGTGGTGCAATTGACCGTGGATCACAGCTTGAATAATGAGGATGAGTTGCTGAGGTTGCAGCAGTTGGGGCTTGACGTTAATAAGTTGAGGAATG CACAATACCTAGGCAATCAGACAGGCACTAGATGTCTAGGCAACTACCTAGTCAAGGGTTTATACAAGGCGTTCCCAACCATCAGTGCTGCAGTCTCTGAGCCTGTCATAGCTGCTCCCGAGATACATGGACCCATACTGTTGGATGAGTCTTGCAG atTCCTCGTCCTAGTAAGTGCTGGAGTCTACAAACGCATACAAGAATCCAAGGGAAGTTACGAGCAAACGAACAAACAGCTCGCGCAAATGATTGTAGAGAACTTCAGAAAACAGGCCGACTTCCGAATGGTCAGCCAAGCTGTTCTCGAAGAAATCGAACAAGAATTCGTCTCCTACtgcgtaaaaaataatttaacaccAAAACCAAACACCCATATGTCTTTACTAATAAGAAACTTTAACTTCTTACCAACCAACGAAGATGAAATACCACCAAATCATAGTGTAACTAAAAACGCGTCTGTTCGATTCAATCCAATTGTACAATCGAAATCGAATACTCTACTAAATGAAATCGATTCGGAAATTTATTCGTCGGGAACGAATGAGATTGAAACGAACGATTCGAATATCGATACTAATCGGTCTATGGAATCGACTTCGGATATTTATCCCGTTGGTAGGCCGTTTGATAGGGATCGGAAAATTAAGGGGTATGTTGacttttcttgttattttgaaaatgttgctAAGGCGCGGAAGAATGGTACTTTGCcggattttattaagtaa
- the LOC124642020 gene encoding 26S proteasome regulatory subunit 10B yields MPAGPSAMDGLREKAFQDYRKKLMEHKEVESRLKEMRDKLKDVTKQYDKSENDLKALQSVGQIVGEVLKQLTEEKFIVKATNGPRYVVGCRRQLDKQKLKGGTRVALDMTTLTIMRHLPREVDPLVYNMSHEDPGDVTYSAIGGLQEQIRQLREVIELPLMNPELFVRVGITPPKGCLLYGPPGTGKTLLARAVASQLDANFLKVVSSAIVDKYIGESARLIREMFNYARDHQPCIIFMDEIDAIGGRRFSEGTSADREIQRTLMELLNQMDGFDSLGQVKIIMATNRPDTLDPALLRPGRLDRKIEIPLPNEQARLEILKIHASPIAKHGEMDYEAVVKLSDTFNGADLRNVCTEAGLFAIRAEREYIIQEDLMKAVRKVADNKKLESKLDYKPV; encoded by the exons atgcctGCCGGACCATCAGCCATGGACGGGCTACGTGAAAAAGCCTTTCAAGACTACAGAAAGAAGTTAATGGAACACAAAGAAGTTGAATCCAGACTGAAAGAAA TGAGAGATAAACTGAAGGACGTCACCAAACAGTATGACAAGAGTGAGAATGACCTCAAAGCCCTGCAGAGCGTCGGTCAGATTGTCGGAGAAGTTCTGAAGCAGCTCACTGAAGagaaat TCATAGTAAAAGCAACAAACGGTCCCCGCTACGTGGTCGGCTGTCGTCGTCAGCTGGACAAACAGAAGCTGAAGGGAGGCACCAGGGTCGCGCTCGACATGACCACGCTCACTATCATGAGGCATTTGCCTAGAGAg gTTGACCCCCTGGTATACAACATGAGTCATGAGGACCCTGGTGATGTCACATACTCCGCTATTGGTGGTCTGCAGGAACAGATCAGACAGCTTAGAGAG GTGATCGAGCTCCCCCTAATGAACCCCGAGCTCTTCGTCCGAGTTGGCATCACTCCTCCCAAAGGCTGTCTGCTGTACGGTCCCCCCGGTACCGGCAAGACTTTACTGGCCAGGGCGGTCGCTTCACAGCTTGATGCTAACTTCTTGAAG GTGGTATCCTCAGCGATAGTGGACAAGTACATCGGCGAGTCTGCCCGACTGATCCGCGAGATGTTCAACTACGCCCGCGACCACCAGCCATGCATCATATTCATGGACGAGATCGATGCTATCG GTGGTCGGCGTTTCTCCGAAGGCACAAGTGCTGATCGTGAAATCCAACGTACTCTGATGGAACTACTCAACCAGATGGATGGCTTCGACTCTCTAGGCCAGGTCAAGATCATCATGGCCACCAACAGGCCTGATACCTTGGACCCTGCCCTGCTAAGACCTGGAAGGCTCGATAGGAAGATTGAGATTCCATTGCCTAATGAACAGGCTAG GCTTGAAATCCTTAAAATCCACGCGTCGCCGATAGCTAAACACGGCGAGATGGATTACGAGGCGGTTGTCAAACTGTCTGACACATTCAACGGTGCCGATCTCAGGAACGTCTGTACCGAAGCCGGTCTGTTCGCTATTCGTGCTGAGAGGGAGTATATTATACAG GAGGATCTAATGAAAGCTGTCCGTAAGGTAGCAGATAACAAGAAACTGGAGAGCAAGTTGGACTACAAACCTGtctaa
- the LOC124641921 gene encoding transcription factor BTF3 homolog 4-like, with translation MNTEKLKKLQSQVRIGGKGTPRRKKKVVHVTAATDDKKLQSSLKKLSVNTIPGIEEVNMIKDDGTVIHFNNPKAQASLAANTFAITGHGENKQIAEMLPGILSQLGPEGLNQLKRLASSVAAPKPLDEDDEVPNLVGNFDEASKQEAKEIITNEKEKEKEKKPESETKAADKKTD, from the coding sequence atgaaCACCGAAAAGCTAAAGAAATTGCAGTCACAGGTGCGCATCGGCGGTAAGGGCACACCGAGACGCAAGAAAAAGGTTGTTCACGTTACCGCGGCGACAGACGACAAGAAATTGCAATCGTCTCTCAAGAAGCTGTCAGTCAACACTATCCCCGGCATCGAGGAGGTGAATATGATAAAAGATGACGGAACAGTGATACACTTCAACAACCCGAAAGCGCAGGCTTCCCTCGCGGCCAACACTTTCGCTATCACCGGTCATGGAGAGAACAAGCAGATCGCCGAGATGCTGCCCGGCATCCTCAGTCAGCTCGGGCCCGAGGGTCTGAACCAGCTGAAGAGGCTGGCATCGAGCGTGGCGGCGCCGAAACCACTCGACGAGGACGACGAGGTGCCTAACCTAGTCGGTAACTTCGACGAAGCCTCGAAGCAGGAGGCCAAGGAAATCATCACCAACGAGAAAGAGAAGGAAAAGGAAAAGAAACCCGAATCAGAAACCAAAGCTGCAGATAAAAAAACCGATTAA